Proteins encoded in a region of the Anopheles ziemanni chromosome 2, idAnoZiCoDA_A2_x.2, whole genome shotgun sequence genome:
- the LOC131293232 gene encoding transmembrane protease serine 9 — MFALANFCLVLAFATVIAISAQDAGASEDKSTDDTVVIEATELKPRQPRHIWLTPRVSGADWKQALGDGSPCLTAKGHLGFCTSFRTCYPYFKVPDLSVWESWVLGNYDTCSYFNEQGRQAFGVCCTNPITPLPIPDASPVLEPPSGIPAPPTFIGAPPKPPNKNNNYPSWPPPIPTHPPDHTPATHPPAFGGPAQPPVPTTVSSVGISEPTQRPTTTWPTRPRPPQVPNQPGQPAPPQPPSPGQPIGVWPPPVPTHPPLEIATVPPASSGVITGDSLSAACGVKNGNPDTERIVGGHNADPNEWPWIAGLFNNGRQFCGGSLIDNIHILTAAHCVAHMSSYDVARLSVKLGDHNIRSNTEVQHVERRVKRLVRHRGFDSRTLYNDVAVLTMDQPVPFTKQVRPVCLPAADNSRAYNGLTATVIGWGSLRENGPQPAILQEVNLPIWTNNECRVKYGPAAPGGIIDTMLCAGQAAKDSCSGDSGGPLMVNDGKWTQVGVVSWGIGCGKGQYPGVYTRVTSFLPWIKKNINDA, encoded by the exons CTACCGAGCTGAAGCCCCGACAACCGCGCCACATTTGGTTGACACCACGTGTTTCCGGCGCCGACTGGAAGCAGGCCCTCGGCGATGGTAGTCCCTGTCTGACGGCCAAAGGTCACCTCGGCTTCTGCACCTCGTTCCGCACATGctatccctacttcaaggtgCCGGACCTGAGCGTCTGGGAGTCGTGGGTTCTCGGGAACTACGACACCTGCAGCTACTTCAACGAGCAGGGTCGTCAAGCGTTCGGAGTATGCTGCACCAACCCCATCACCCCGCTGCCTATCCCCGACGCGTCGCCCGTCCTCGAGCCTCCATCCGGGATACCAGCGCCACCCACCTTCATCGGTGCGCCCCCCAAACCGCCCAACAAGAACAACAACTATCCCAGCTGGCCGCCACCAATTCCGACGCATCCGCCAGATCACACGCCCGCCACCCACCCGCCCGCATTTGGCGGTCCGGCGCAACCGCCCGTCCCGACCACCGTTTCCTCCGTCGGCATTTCCGAACCTACGCAGCGCCCAACGACGACGTGGCCCACGCGACCCCGCCCTCCCCAGGTGCCGAATCAACCGGGACAGCCGGCACCACCGCAGCCGCCCTCTCCCGGGCAACCGATCGGTGTCTGGCCACCGCCCGTTCCCACGCATCCGCCCCTCGAGATCGCCACCGTTCCGCCGGCTTCCTCCGGGGTCATCACCGGCGACTCGCTCAGCGCCGCTTGCGGTGTGAAAAATGGTAATCCG GACACGGAGCGCATCGTCGGTGGGCACAACGCTGATCCGAACGAGTGGCCCTGGATAGCGGGACTGTTCAATAATGGACGACAGTTTTGCGGCGGTTCGCTCATCGACAACATCCACATCCTGACCGCAGCCCACTGCGTGGCACA CATGAGCTCGTACGACGTGGCGCGACTGTCAGTGAAGCTTGGCGATCACAACATCCGCTCGAACACCGAGGTTCAGCACGTGGAGCGACGCGTCAAGCGTCTGGTTCGACATCGTGGCTTTGACTCGCGCACGTTG TACAACGACGTGGCGGTGCTAACGATGGACCAACCGGTCCCCTTTACGAAGCAAGTACGACCCGTCTGCCTGCCGGCAGCGGACAATTCGAGGGCCTACAACGGACTAACGGCCACCGTCATCGGTTGGGGCAGCTTGAGAGAAA ATGGACCACAGCCGGCGATTCTGCAGGAAGTGAACTTGCCCATCTGGACGAACAACGAGTGCAGGGTAAAGTATGGTCCGGCGGCGCCGGGCGGCATTATCGACACGATGCTGTGCGCCGGACAGGCGGCCAAGGATTCCTGTAGC GGTGACTCCGGTGGACCGTTGATGGTGAACGATGGCAAGTGGACGCAGGTTGGCGTCGTATCCTGGGGTATCGGATGCGGCAAGGGCCAGTATCCGGGTGTGTACACGCGTGTCACCTCCTTCCTTCCGTGgattaagaaaaatattaatgaCGCTTAG
- the LOC131283509 gene encoding probable phospholipid-transporting ATPase IIB, translating to MAVSQFIPEIRIGYLYTYWGPLGFVLAVTICREAVDDLRRHKRDREVNSQKYKRFVSADKPPESVSSSKLRVGDIIMVEKDERVPADLILLRTSDKSGAVFVRTDMLDGETDWKLRLAVPATQKLATHGELLNVNASLYVEKPQRDIHTFIGTYSKLGGTEDEGLNVENTLWANTVVASGTAIGIVIYTGSETRSVMNNSQPRSKVGLLDLEINGLTKVLFCAVIGLSFAMMCLKGFNGPWYRYMFRFVLLFSYIIPISLRVNLDMGKAFYSWQIQNDDEIKGTVVRSTTIPEELGRMSYLLTDKTGTLTQNEMIFKKIHVGTAAYGRDTFPMVSAAIQSVYGTISTPADASPEAPAPDYQPKLRKPDGWRIWESVKALALCHNVTPVYETNGGGGSGVGGGGGAGGSISSSSSGAERRQSPARSISVEAGEPSGSAVKPPTEKTYQASSPDEIALVKWTESVGLTLVQRDLNTMTLQIRDATRESLMKYQILQTFPFTSENKRMGIIVREVNGGEITFYLKGADVVMSGIVQYNDWLAEESGNMAREGLRTLVVAKKVLSEDQYNDFMMRYNAAKVSVTDRVTKVAAVIESLEREMELLCLTGVEDRLQERVRPTLELLRNAGIKIWMLTGDKLETATCIAKSSHLVGRNQSIHVLKSVLTRTDAHLELNQFRRKQDCALVVSGESLEVCLQYYQPEFMELATACPAVVCCRCSPTQKAQVVSLIQKYSGKRTCAVGDGGNDVSMIQQADAGIGIEGREGKQASLAGDFSIPQFSHIARLLIVHGRRSYKRSAALSQFVIHRGLIISTMQAVFSAVFYLSSVALYQGFLMVGYATLYTMFPVFSLVLDQDISANIAITYPELYKELSKGRSLSYKTFFMWVLISIYQGGVIMYGALILFEDEFIHIVAISFSALILTELIMVALTIRTWHRLMVIAELFSLLLYIVSLAVLHEYFDWEFIWSWDFLWKVLVITLVSCLPLYILKFLRKKFSPPSYSKLS from the exons ATGGCGGTGAGCCAGTTCATTCCCGAGATCCGCATCGGCTACCTGTACACGTACTGGGGTCCGCTCGGGTTCGTCCTCGCGGTCACGATCTGCCGTGAGGCGGTCGACGATCTACGGCGGCACAAGCGCGACCGGGAAGTGAACTCGCAGAAGTACAAGCGTTTTGTCAGTGCGGACAAACCGCCGGAGTCGGTATCGTCATCGAAGCTGCGCGTCGGAGACATCATCATGGTGGAGAAGGACGAACGAGTGCCGGCCGATCTGATACTGCTGCGGACGAGCGATAAGAGCGGGGCGGTGTTCGTGCGCACGGACATGCTGGACGGGGAGACGGATTGGAAGCTGCGGTTGGCTGTTCCGGCCACCCAGAAGCTGGCCACCCACGGGGAGTTGTTGAACGTGAACGCCTCGCTGTACGTGGAAAAGCCGCAGAGAGATATTCACACGTTTATCGGCACCTATTCGAAG CTTGGAGGTACCGAGGACGAAGGCCTCAATGTGGAGAACACACTGTGGGCAAACACGGTCGTCGCATCGGGAACAGCGATCGGCATCGTCATATACACTGGCAGTGAAACGCGCAGCGTCATGAACAACTCGCAACCGCGCTCGAAAGTCGGTCTGCTCGATCTGGAAATCAACGGGCTTACGAAGGTACTGTTCTGCGCCGTCATTGGGCTATCGTTTGCGATGATGTGCCTGAAGGGCTTCAACGGCCCGTGGTATCGGTACATGTTCCGTTTCGTGCTGCTGTTCTCGTACATCATCCCGATCAGTCTGCGCGTGAACCTCGACATGGGCAAGGCGTTCTACTCTTGGCAGATCCAGAACGATGACGAAATCAAGGGAACGGTCGTCCGATCGACCACTATCCCGGAGGAGCTGGGTCGCATGTCGTACTTGCTGACGGACAAAACGGGCACACTTACGCAGAACGAGATGATCTTCAAAAAGATCCACGTCGGTACGGCTGCGTACGGGCGCGATACGTTCCCGATGGTTTCCGCGGCCATCCAGTCGGTGTACGGGACGATCTCGACGCCGGCCGATGCATCCCCAGAGGCACCCGCACCGGACTATCAGCCGAAGCTACGCAAACCGGACGGATGGCGCATCTGGGAGTCGGTGAAGGCACTCGCTCTCTGTCACAACGTTACACCCGTGTACGAAACCAACGGTGGCGGTGgcagtggtgttggtggtggtggcggtgctgGTGGATCTATTTCATCATCCTCTTCCGGTGCGGAGCGGCGACAATCGCCGGCTCGTTCGATCTCCGTCGAGGCTGGCGAACCATCGGGCTCGGCCGTGAAGCCACCAACAGAGAAAACCTACCAAGCATCCAGCCCCGATGAGATTGCACTGGTCAAGTGGACGGAATCGGTCGGTTTGACGTTGGTCCAGCGCGATCTGAACACCATGACGCTGCAGATACGGGACGCAACGCGGGAATCGC TCATGAAGTACCAGATCCTACAAACGTTTCCCTTCACGAGCGAAAACAAGCGCATGGGCATCATTGTGCGCGAGGTTAACGGGGGCGAGATCACGTTCTACCTGAAGGGCGCGGACGTGGTCATGTCGGGTATTGTGCAGTACAACGACTGGCTGGCGGAGGAAAGTGGCAATATGGCACGGGAGGGCCTCCGGACGCTCGTCGTCGCGAAGAAAGTACTGAGTGAGGACCAATACAACGACTTCATGATGCGCTATAACGCGGCGAAAGTGAGTGTGACGGATCGCGTCACGAAGGTGGCCGCCGTCATCGAGAGTCTCGAGCGAGAGATGGAGCTGCTGTGTCTGACCGGTGTCGAGGATCGGCTGCAGGAGCGTGTGCGACCCACCCTGGAGCTGCTGCGGAATGCCGGCATCAAGATCTGGATGCTCACCGGGGACAAACTCGAGACGGCTACGTGCATCGCGAAGTCGTCCCACCTGGTCGGTCGCAACCAGAGCATTCATGTGCTGAAGAGTGTGTTGACGCGCACGGATGCCCACTTGGAGCTGAATCAGTTCCGCCGGAAGCAGGATTGCGCGCTGGTGGTGTCCGGTGAGAGTCTCGAGGTGTGCCTGCAATACTATCAGCCGGAGTTTATGGAGCTAGCCACGGCCTGTCCGGCGGTGGTCTGCTGTCGGTGCAGCCCGACCCAGAAAGCGCAGGTAGTTTCCCTCATCCAGAAGTACTCGGGCAAGCGGACGTGCGCCGTCGGTGATGGGGGCAACGATGTTAGCATGATCCAGCAAGCGGACGCCGGTATCGGTATCGAGGGTCGGGAGGGCAAACAGGCGTCACTGGCAGGTGACTTCAGTATACCGCAATTCTCGCACATCGCCCGGCTGCTGATCGTCCACGGACGACGTTCGTACAAACGATCGGCGGCGCTTTCGCAGTTCGTCATCCACCGTGGCTTGATCATCTCGACGATGCAGGCAGTTTTCTCGGCCGTCTTCTACCTATCGTCAGTCGCGCTGTACCAGGGCTTCCTGATGGTGGGTTACGCGACGCTCTACACCATGTTCCCGGTGTTCTCGCTCGTGCTCGATCAGGACATCAGCGCGAACATCGCCATTACCTACCCGGAGCTGTACAAAGAGCTGTCCAAAGGTCGCAGTCTCAGCTACAAGACGTTCTTCATGTGGGTGCTGATCAGTATCTACCAGG GCGGGGTTATCATGTACGGTGCGTTGATCCTATTCGAGGACGAGTTCATCCATATCGTGGCAATCAGTTTCTCTGCCCTCATCTTAACGGAGCTGATTATGGTAGCTTTAACGATTCGCACGTGGCACAG ATTGATGGTCATTGCGGAACTGTTCAGCTTGTTGCTTTACATCGTCTCACTCGCCGTGTTGCACGAGTACTTCG atTGGGAATTCATCTGGTCGTGGGATTTCCTCTGGAAGGTGCTGGTCATTACGCTCGTCTCCTGTCTTCCGCTGTACATTCTGAAGTTCTTGCGCAAAAAGTTCTCACCGCCGTCGTATTCGAAGCTCTCCTAA